The Clostridia bacterium genome window below encodes:
- a CDS encoding DUF5320 family protein — protein sequence MHKKGGPWWEFRGPFGFGLSFGFPGYWWRGAGYPSLEEEIEMLEEYKEHLEKELEEVNRRLKRLKGGE from the coding sequence ATGCATAAGAAGGGGGGTCCCTGGTGGGAGTTTCGAGGCCCATTCGGCTTTGGACTATCCTTCGGCTTTCCCGGCTACTGGTGGAGGGGAGCAGGTTATCCTAGCCTGGAAGAGGAAATTGAGATGCTAGAGGAGTACAAGGAGCACCTGGAAAAGGAGTTAGAAGAAGTAAACCGCAGGCTCAAGCGGTTAAAAGGTGGAGAATAA
- a CDS encoding ComF family protein, with translation MVARALGPYQDQLKDAVWKLKYQGRRDLAEPLGRLMARVAWAEPHTRQLASSEQKEQWPMVIPVPLHSERLRERTYNQAALLARALGRELGLPVREDLLLRVLPTPDSTGLTREQRERSVRGAFQVISEDANAGLKGRAVLLVDDVYTTGATVGECARTLLAAGARQVMVITLATGITRPPAFTVGPE, from the coding sequence GTGGTCGCCCGAGCCCTGGGTCCTTACCAAGATCAGCTGAAAGATGCGGTGTGGAAGCTGAAATACCAGGGAAGGCGGGATCTAGCTGAACCGTTAGGCCGGTTGATGGCCCGGGTGGCTTGGGCTGAGCCTCATACCCGCCAGCTGGCTAGCTCGGAGCAAAAGGAGCAGTGGCCAATGGTTATCCCGGTGCCTCTGCACTCGGAGCGGCTGAGGGAACGGACTTATAACCAGGCGGCGCTCCTGGCCCGGGCCTTGGGCCGGGAACTGGGGCTCCCGGTACGGGAAGACCTGCTCCTTCGGGTGCTTCCTACCCCCGACAGTACCGGGCTCACCCGGGAACAGCGGGAGCGAAGCGTTCGGGGAGCTTTCCAGGTAATTTCTGAGGATGCCAATGCTGGCTTAAAAGGGCGGGCGGTGCTTTTGGTGGACGATGTATATACCACCGGCGCCACTGTTGGCGAATGTGCCCGCACTCTCTTGGCAGCCGGGGCGAGGCAGGTGATGGTGATCACCTTGGCCACCGGCATCACCCGACCACCTGCCTTTACGGTTGGACCTGAGTAG